GAGCATGTCCTCGAGGCGGGTCGTGACGAACCCGGCGTCGAGGCCTCCGAGCATCTTCTGGCCCTTGCCGGTCACCGTTCCCATTCGAGCGCTCCCTTCCGCCACGCGTAGACGAGCGTGACCACGAGCACCGCGATGAAGAGCACCATCTCCACCAGCCCGAACCAGCCGAGATCGCGGAAGCGAGCGGCCCACGGGTAGAGGAAGACGGCCTCGATGTCGAAGACGACGAAGAGGATCGCGGTGAGATAGAACTTGACGCTGAGCCGCACGTGG
This Sandaracinaceae bacterium DNA region includes the following protein-coding sequences:
- the ndhC gene encoding NADH-quinone oxidoreductase subunit A is translated as MLPVYLPVLIMLAIAVVVPVLMWTLSTVLGPKNPTPEKMIPYESGSESDGARHVRLSVKFYLTAILFVVFDIEAVFLYPWAARFRDLGWFGLVEMVLFIAVLVVTLVYAWRKGALEWER